A window from Citrus sinensis cultivar Valencia sweet orange chromosome 3, DVS_A1.0, whole genome shotgun sequence encodes these proteins:
- the LOC127900658 gene encoding uncharacterized protein LOC127900658: MDRSWITCDRLSVEYRSGVANFLDFAILNAENRMSIRCPCTFCCNMEFRTPQQVKDHLFEKGFLPRYIVWTWHGETDYKSTFTNCEDHSHSQRFRCHDYSNIIDMVEDDYEHCDRDPSSFKDMLEDAEKPLYPGAKHSKLSSLMRLYNVKGNYGWSDKGFSALLEVLADILPNNTLPMSMYEVKKTMKVLGSEYEKIHACPNDCILYRNEFADLAEFPNCGASRLKRLFQSPQTAQNLTWHANKRIRDGKLCHPADSPAWQLIDNKWPKFAQEPRNLRLALSIDGVNPHSTLSTTYSCWPVILITYNLPPWLCMKRKFLMLSLLISGPKQPGNDLDVYLAPLIEDLKTLWDVGIDIYNSYRKETFNLRAVLMWTISDFPAYGNLSGCTVKGYYACPICGIDTCACWLPHSRKMS, translated from the exons atggaCAGAAGTTGGATAACTTGTGATAGATTGTCTGTAGAGTATCGTTCTGGAGTTGCTAATTTCTTAGATTTTGCCATTTTGAATGCTGAAAATCGAATGTCAATTAGATGTCCTTGCACCTTTTGTTGTAATATGGAGTTTCGTACTCCTCAACAGGTGAAGgatcatttatttgaaaaaggtTTTCTCCCAAGATATATTGTTTGGACTTGGCATGGTGAGACTGACTATAAATCTACATTTACAAACTGTGAAGACCATTCACATAGTCAAAGATTTAGATGTCATGATTACAGTAATATAATTGACATGGTCGAAGATGATTACGAGCATTGTGATAGAGATCCTAGTTCTTTTAAGGATATGCTTGAAGATGCTGAAAAGCCTTTGTACCCGGGTGCAAAACATTCAAAGTTATCTAGTTTAATGAGACTTTACAATGTGAAAGGGAACTATGGGTGGTCCGATAAAGGGTTTTCTGCTTTGTTAGAAGTCCTTGCTGATATTTTGCCAAATAATACTCTACCTATGTCAATGTACGAGGTTAAGAAAACAATGAAAGTGCTAGGCTCAGAGTATGAAAAAATACATGCATGTCCAAATGACTGCATTTTGTATAGGAATGAATTTGCTGATCTTGCTGAATTCCCAAATTGTGGAGCATctag GTTGAAAAGATTGTTTCAATCACCACAAACagctcaaaatttaacatggcatgctaataaaagaattagagaTGGAAAACTTTGCCACCCAGCAGACTCACCAGCCTGGCAACTAATTGACAATAAGTGGCCAAAATTTGCACAAGAACCTAGAAATCTCCGTTTAGCTCTCTCAATTGATGGGGTTAACCCACATAGTACACTTAGCACTACTTATAGTTGTTGGCCtgttatattaataacatataatcttcctccatggttgtgtatgaagAGAAAGTTTTTGATGTTGTCACTTTTGATATCTGGCCCTAAACAACCTGGAAATGATCTAGATGTATACCTAGCACCTTTGATTGAGGACTTAAAAACTCTATGGGATGTAggtattgatatttataattcttatAGAAAAGAAACCTTTAATTTACGGGCTGTCTTGATGTGGACAATTAGTGACTTTCCAGCATACGGAAACCTCTCTGGTTGTACTGTTAAGGGCTATTATGCTTGCCCAATTTGTGGGATAGACACGTGTGCATGTTGGCTACCACATAGTAGGAAAATGTCATAG